A genomic stretch from Angustibacter sp. Root456 includes:
- a CDS encoding 26S protease regulatory subunit yields MAPPVGVPATVVLVDAARGLLWVRFANGNATCLDPDDGPDVGVGTVLLVSDDASFIEAPAEVFPKDIDVGSLATVVMADAHEPYWLRYAAGAYGPIHRDGGPEVSVGAVVLVTGTTFSLAPDKLLPGPRPRVGVVRRVEDTRSLVETDHSIVWLQHDGVVDWAEWSTVELSDTGVVKEIDARPLRYRDEPPATATVHSRFRVDQSRVTETFDGIEGLDGQIAELRQIIELTNEAEALRGRGMLPIRGVLLAGESGTGKTMLARALANESGAAYFHVRGPEIASKWVNESEEMLRALMDEADALERAIVFFDEIDSLGEVRSSTAHEMSNKLITQFLALLDGFDDKPGRALIVGATNRPDALDPTMLRSGRFDRRINFQLPSLEARAAILRATRPKDVAADVDTCELAVLTESWCSADLRALWTRAFQFCHSEGRSVILRLDCVVAIEGIAPQVSARRAQVARLG; encoded by the coding sequence ATGGCGCCGCCGGTCGGTGTACCTGCAACGGTGGTACTTGTCGACGCCGCGCGAGGACTGCTGTGGGTTCGCTTCGCCAACGGCAACGCCACGTGTCTTGACCCAGACGACGGCCCAGATGTTGGCGTAGGCACCGTCCTGCTCGTATCGGACGACGCCTCCTTCATCGAGGCGCCCGCTGAGGTCTTTCCGAAAGACATCGACGTTGGATCACTCGCCACGGTTGTGATGGCTGACGCCCATGAGCCGTACTGGCTTCGTTACGCGGCAGGTGCCTACGGGCCAATCCACCGCGATGGTGGCCCGGAGGTCTCCGTGGGAGCCGTTGTGCTCGTCACGGGCACCACGTTCAGCCTGGCTCCGGACAAACTATTGCCTGGGCCACGACCTAGAGTCGGGGTGGTTCGGCGCGTTGAGGACACGCGATCGCTCGTCGAGACCGACCATTCGATTGTCTGGCTCCAGCACGATGGCGTTGTCGACTGGGCCGAGTGGTCGACAGTGGAGCTGAGTGACACCGGCGTTGTGAAAGAGATTGATGCCCGCCCACTCAGGTACCGCGACGAGCCTCCTGCGACGGCCACGGTGCATTCCCGGTTCCGCGTCGACCAAAGCCGGGTAACGGAGACGTTTGATGGAATCGAGGGTCTGGACGGCCAGATTGCCGAGCTACGTCAGATCATCGAGCTCACAAATGAGGCTGAAGCGCTTAGAGGCAGGGGCATGCTGCCAATTCGGGGAGTGCTCCTCGCCGGAGAGTCTGGCACGGGCAAGACGATGTTGGCTCGAGCTTTGGCGAATGAGTCAGGTGCGGCATACTTTCACGTGCGCGGCCCTGAGATTGCGAGCAAGTGGGTCAACGAGAGCGAAGAGATGCTGCGCGCGCTAATGGATGAGGCCGACGCGCTTGAGCGTGCGATCGTGTTCTTCGACGAGATTGACAGCCTTGGTGAAGTTCGATCATCTACGGCTCATGAAATGTCCAATAAGCTCATCACGCAGTTTCTGGCGCTGCTTGATGGCTTCGACGACAAGCCGGGTCGGGCGCTGATCGTGGGTGCTACGAATCGACCGGACGCCCTCGACCCCACCATGCTGCGTTCTGGAAGATTCGACCGCCGAATCAATTTCCAACTGCCGTCGCTGGAGGCGCGAGCGGCCATCTTGCGCGCTACGCGGCCGAAGGATGTCGCCGCGGATGTCGACACTTGTGAGTTGGCCGTACTGACGGAGTCATGGTGCAGCGCCGACCTTCGCGCGCTGTGGACCCGTGCTTTTCAATTTTGTCATAGCGAGGGGAGAAGTGTCATTCTTCGGTTGGACTGCGTCGTTGCCATCGAAGGTATCGCCCCCCAAGTATCAGCCCGCCGCGCCCAAGTCGCGAGGCTTGGATGA
- the aroQ gene encoding type II 3-dehydroquinate dehydratase, producing the protein MRILVLNGPNLGRLGTREPEIYGTTTYADLVTLCETAGRDVGAAVEVRQTDAEHELLGWLHEAADGSTPVVLNPAGWTHTSVALRDACAALTAPLVEVHISNVHAREEFRRHSYVSPVATGVIAGLGVQGYAAAIRWLAERTA; encoded by the coding sequence GTGCGGATCCTGGTGCTCAACGGTCCCAACCTGGGTCGCCTCGGCACGCGCGAGCCCGAGATCTATGGCACCACCACGTACGCCGACCTCGTGACGCTCTGCGAGACCGCGGGCCGGGACGTCGGGGCCGCCGTCGAGGTGCGCCAGACCGACGCCGAGCACGAGCTGCTCGGCTGGCTCCACGAGGCCGCTGACGGCTCGACGCCGGTGGTGCTCAACCCCGCCGGCTGGACGCACACCTCCGTCGCCCTGCGCGACGCCTGCGCCGCCCTCACCGCCCCACTCGTCGAGGTGCACATCAGCAACGTGCACGCCCGCGAGGAGTTCCGCCGGCACTCCTACGTCTCCCCCGTCGCCACGGGTGTCATCGCCGGCTTGGGCGTGCAGGGGTACGCCGCCGCCATCCGCTGGCTCGCCGAGCGCACCGCCTGA
- a CDS encoding DNA polymerase IV, with product MRARAEILHLDLDSFFAAVEQRDKPSLRGKPVVVGGVGGRGVVATASYEARVFGVRSAMSIAEARRRCPNAAYLSPRFAAYREASRVVMSALHEVSAIVQQVSIDEAYADLAAADTPPTDIAKALRRKVTQATGGLTASVGLAPSKSVAKLASEAAKPDGLMVVEPDDVRAFLDPLPVTAIGGVGPATAARLASHGIRTVAELAAMDDDDAVRLLGSAHGHGLLALARGDDDRPVEPFREAKSVSAEETFDVDLRDPARMAAEVDLLAAKVAGRLRKEGLAGRTVTLKVRFADFTGRTRSYTHPQAVDGTAAITRAARRLLSEIDTLTWSTAGGIRLLGVGVSGLADWFQPDLITADEEVAADVPEPAQAPTPELEPRPTWRPGADVRHAEYGAGWVWGSGRGRVTVRFEGPGTPPGPVRTFADDDPDLSTADPPDLPGR from the coding sequence GTGCGCGCCCGAGCCGAGATCCTGCACCTGGATCTGGACTCCTTCTTCGCGGCCGTCGAGCAGCGCGACAAGCCGTCGCTGCGCGGCAAGCCGGTCGTCGTCGGCGGAGTCGGTGGGCGCGGCGTGGTGGCCACGGCGTCGTACGAGGCGCGCGTGTTCGGCGTCCGGTCCGCGATGAGCATCGCCGAGGCTCGTCGCCGCTGCCCGAACGCTGCGTACCTGTCACCGCGGTTCGCGGCCTACCGCGAGGCCAGCCGCGTGGTGATGTCGGCGCTGCACGAGGTGAGCGCGATCGTGCAACAGGTCAGCATCGACGAGGCCTACGCCGACCTCGCGGCGGCCGACACGCCCCCGACCGACATCGCGAAGGCGTTGCGCCGCAAGGTCACCCAGGCCACAGGCGGCCTCACCGCCTCGGTCGGCCTGGCGCCGTCCAAGAGCGTGGCGAAGCTCGCGAGCGAGGCTGCCAAGCCGGACGGGCTGATGGTCGTCGAGCCCGACGACGTCCGGGCCTTCCTCGACCCGTTGCCGGTCACCGCGATCGGGGGCGTGGGTCCCGCGACGGCAGCGCGGCTGGCAAGCCACGGCATCCGCACCGTGGCCGAGCTCGCCGCGATGGACGACGACGACGCCGTGCGGCTGCTGGGGTCGGCGCACGGCCACGGACTGCTCGCGCTGGCCCGCGGTGACGACGACCGCCCAGTGGAGCCCTTCCGCGAGGCCAAGTCGGTGTCGGCCGAGGAGACGTTCGACGTCGACCTGCGCGACCCCGCGCGGATGGCCGCCGAGGTCGACCTGCTCGCCGCGAAGGTGGCGGGCCGGCTGCGCAAGGAGGGGCTCGCCGGACGCACCGTGACGCTGAAGGTGCGCTTCGCCGACTTCACCGGGCGCACCCGGTCGTACACGCACCCACAGGCCGTCGACGGCACGGCAGCGATCACCCGGGCCGCTCGGCGGCTGCTGTCCGAGATCGACACGCTCACGTGGTCGACCGCCGGCGGCATCCGCCTTCTCGGAGTGGGAGTCTCGGGCCTCGCCGACTGGTTCCAGCCCGACCTCATCACCGCCGACGAGGAGGTGGCGGCCGACGTCCCCGAGCCCGCGCAGGCCCCCACGCCCGAGCTCGAACCGCGACCCACGTGGCGGCCCGGCGCCGACGTCCGGCACGCCGAGTACGGCGCCGGCTGGGTGTGGGGCAGCGGCCGCGGTCGCGTCACCGTGCGGTTCGAGGGACCCGGCACCCCGCCCGGCCCGGTGCGCACCTTCGCGGACGACGACCCCGACCTCTCCACCGCCGACCCGCCCGACCTGCCGGGGCGTTGA
- a CDS encoding YeiH family protein, protein MLRSRPAVTSGPELSRLFGRGFLSTNGPGLIAVGIGVALSYALSSAVPAISALTVAVILGALSRNVGILPTRAVPGARFATRTLLRAGVVLLGLQLAISQVLGLNTSVLVVVVATVTVTFAATLWAGRLLGTTPGTTLLVATGFSICGASAAAAMDAVSDSDEEDLATAVALVTLFGGAAIFVLPLLRQPLGLDHTAFGVWSGASVHEVAQVVATASAAGPASVAIATVVKLTRVVLLAPLIAGYSIIKRRRGVRTVSDKRPPVVPLFVVGFVAMVALRSTGLLSPSVLSALKIVTTLLLAGALFGLGTSVHMGSLIRTGGRAIALGAVSTLVAAGISLLCITVLT, encoded by the coding sequence GTGTTGCGTTCACGCCCAGCTGTAACGAGCGGCCCAGAACTGAGCAGGCTGTTCGGCAGAGGGTTCCTTTCCACCAATGGCCCTGGGTTGATTGCCGTGGGCATCGGAGTGGCCCTGTCGTACGCGCTGAGCTCAGCCGTGCCGGCCATCAGCGCCTTGACGGTCGCTGTCATCCTGGGCGCCTTGTCGCGCAACGTCGGCATCTTGCCGACACGCGCCGTCCCGGGCGCACGGTTCGCCACCCGGACGCTCCTACGAGCCGGAGTCGTGCTCCTCGGCCTTCAGCTGGCGATCTCGCAGGTCCTCGGCCTCAACACCTCGGTCCTCGTGGTGGTGGTGGCCACCGTGACCGTCACCTTCGCGGCCACCCTCTGGGCGGGAAGACTGCTGGGAACCACACCAGGCACGACCCTGTTGGTGGCGACCGGCTTCTCCATCTGCGGCGCGTCGGCCGCTGCGGCGATGGATGCGGTCAGTGACAGCGACGAAGAAGACCTTGCCACTGCGGTAGCCCTGGTCACCCTCTTCGGAGGCGCCGCGATCTTCGTGCTGCCCCTGCTGCGGCAGCCGCTGGGTCTCGACCACACAGCCTTCGGCGTCTGGTCGGGCGCAAGCGTGCACGAGGTGGCCCAGGTCGTGGCGACAGCGTCGGCCGCCGGCCCCGCCTCGGTGGCGATCGCTACGGTCGTGAAGCTCACGCGCGTGGTCCTGCTGGCGCCGTTGATCGCCGGTTACAGCATCATCAAACGGCGGCGTGGCGTCCGCACGGTGTCCGACAAAAGGCCACCCGTCGTCCCGCTCTTCGTCGTCGGCTTCGTCGCCATGGTCGCGCTGCGGAGCACCGGGCTGCTGAGCCCCTCAGTGCTGTCCGCGTTGAAGATCGTCACCACGCTGCTGCTCGCCGGTGCCCTGTTCGGCCTCGGTACCTCGGTGCACATGGGATCGCTGATTCGCACTGGTGGACGAGCGATCGCTCTGGGCGCCGTCTCCACACTCGTGGCGGCCGGGATCTCCCTCCTGTGCATCACCGTGCTGACCTGA
- a CDS encoding D-cysteine desulfhydrase, with product MHLARFPRRRYTAGPTPIEFLPRLTAELGGPQIFIKRDDLLGLTSGGNKTRKLEFLMADALAQGADTIITTGAVQSNHCRLTLAAAVKEGLRCRLLVEERVPRSYDPQASGNNFLFRLLGAESVTVVPAGTDLAAGMEQIAQDVTAEGGKPYIIAGGGSTALGALGYVACAEEILAQTFEQSLALDHVVCASGSGGTHAGLVAGFYGNQSSVPVTGISVRAEREPQEAKIHALATETSSLAGAHQSVPADQIKVEDGFVGPGYSLPTDEMVAAIQLFARTEGILLDPVYTGKTAAGLIALARAGAFGHDSNVLFVHTGGSPALYAYQGVVLDESSATS from the coding sequence ATGCACCTGGCCCGCTTTCCCCGGCGCCGCTACACCGCCGGACCCACCCCTATCGAGTTCCTGCCACGGCTGACCGCCGAGCTCGGAGGGCCCCAGATCTTCATCAAACGCGACGACCTCCTCGGCCTCACCTCTGGAGGCAACAAGACGCGGAAGCTGGAGTTCCTGATGGCCGATGCTCTCGCCCAGGGAGCCGACACAATCATCACCACAGGGGCGGTGCAGTCCAACCACTGTCGCCTCACTCTGGCCGCGGCAGTCAAGGAGGGCTTGCGGTGTCGGCTGCTGGTCGAAGAACGCGTCCCGCGCTCCTACGACCCGCAGGCCAGCGGCAACAACTTCCTGTTTCGGCTGCTGGGCGCTGAGAGCGTCACCGTGGTCCCGGCCGGGACGGACCTGGCAGCGGGGATGGAGCAGATTGCTCAGGACGTGACGGCTGAGGGCGGTAAGCCCTACATCATCGCCGGCGGAGGATCGACCGCACTGGGCGCACTGGGTTACGTCGCCTGTGCGGAGGAGATCCTCGCGCAGACATTCGAGCAGTCACTGGCTCTGGACCACGTGGTCTGCGCAAGCGGGTCGGGTGGCACCCACGCCGGCCTCGTGGCTGGCTTCTACGGGAACCAGAGCTCGGTGCCTGTGACTGGCATCAGTGTGCGGGCGGAGAGGGAACCCCAGGAAGCGAAGATCCATGCGCTGGCCACCGAGACCTCTTCTCTGGCAGGGGCTCATCAGTCCGTGCCGGCTGACCAGATCAAGGTCGAGGACGGATTCGTCGGACCGGGCTACTCGCTGCCGACCGACGAGATGGTCGCGGCCATCCAGCTGTTCGCCAGGACCGAGGGCATCTTGCTCGACCCGGTGTACACGGGCAAGACGGCGGCCGGCTTGATCGCCCTTGCCCGCGCGGGTGCGTTCGGCCACGACAGCAACGTGCTGTTCGTCCACACCGGTGGTTCTCCCGCCCTGTACGCGTACCAAGGCGTCGTCCTGGACGAATCATCCGCCACCAGCTGA
- a CDS encoding ABC transporter substrate-binding protein — translation MGLLASACGNAAGSTAGGAAGGSGNLLVSYFSNGYYSGVVATQPSLQKKIPGKVRFLQVQSGPATLAGLKSGSYNLTTQTGNPPILGAIAIKTDLAVVWVEAFDNAALVVQKDIKSPADLAGKKLGYLQGSSEDFSFQSWLKLNGLAGKVTLINLDRQAMTAAFKTGKIAGGFNDAPFTTEMVAAGGRQVVDSAQIAGMGFPALNMVTVDRTFAKQNHDLIRGYLCADAAAHDLMTGANKNDVITKASDFLGQDPKFGVPTGLSYPLIAPADELTPKALGTPDDVKNGAVVQSLLKTGEFLHDQGVIKTVPSIDEIAAHVDTSFAQEIAAGACSK, via the coding sequence GTGGGGCTGCTGGCCAGCGCTTGCGGCAACGCCGCAGGCAGTACCGCGGGGGGCGCGGCTGGGGGTAGCGGCAACCTGCTCGTCAGCTATTTCTCCAACGGCTACTACTCAGGGGTCGTCGCAACGCAACCCTCCTTGCAGAAGAAGATCCCGGGCAAGGTGCGGTTCCTTCAGGTGCAGAGTGGCCCGGCGACGCTCGCGGGTTTGAAGTCGGGCAGCTACAACCTGACCACCCAGACCGGCAACCCGCCCATCCTCGGCGCGATCGCGATCAAGACAGATCTTGCGGTCGTGTGGGTCGAGGCGTTCGACAACGCCGCCTTGGTCGTCCAGAAGGACATCAAGAGTCCTGCGGACCTGGCCGGCAAGAAGCTCGGGTACCTCCAAGGATCCTCGGAGGACTTCTCCTTCCAGAGCTGGCTGAAGCTGAACGGCCTGGCCGGCAAGGTCACCCTCATCAACCTCGACCGGCAGGCCATGACCGCCGCGTTCAAGACCGGCAAGATCGCCGGGGGTTTCAACGACGCGCCGTTCACCACCGAGATGGTGGCGGCGGGTGGCCGGCAAGTCGTCGACTCGGCCCAGATCGCGGGGATGGGCTTCCCCGCGCTGAACATGGTCACCGTCGACCGGACGTTCGCGAAGCAGAACCACGACCTGATTCGCGGCTACCTGTGCGCGGATGCGGCGGCCCACGACCTGATGACGGGGGCCAACAAGAACGACGTCATCACCAAGGCGTCCGACTTCCTCGGCCAGGACCCCAAGTTCGGAGTGCCGACGGGACTCTCGTACCCGCTGATCGCTCCCGCCGACGAGCTCACTCCCAAGGCGCTGGGCACCCCGGATGACGTCAAGAACGGCGCCGTGGTGCAGTCACTGCTGAAGACCGGGGAGTTCCTTCACGACCAGGGCGTCATCAAGACAGTGCCCTCCATCGACGAGATCGCCGCGCACGTCGACACGTCCTTCGCCCAGGAGATCGCGGCAGGCGCCTGCTCCAAGTGA
- a CDS encoding ABC transporter permease yields the protein MSDIVQNAPVDLSAAPPTVPGAKGWGGGQRLVSLARMRYLSVLSVIAALIIWHLVAALVVRDPVFLPTPWATVQALVEYWNKPYPSQGKSLSYDIFISLRRILIGFGIGTTIGVLLGGLMAALRPIRSIVDPFIELTRPLPPLAFIPLLLVWFGLDETPKIVLITIGVIPIITVSTAAAILDVREELLNAARCLGASEFQTVLYVQVRAALPQIITGMRLAMGVSWTSIVAAEYVAATSGLGFLIIQAGQFLRTDLIFAGVLIIAVLGISLDALLRLLKSRIDPAARPAQ from the coding sequence ATGAGCGACATCGTCCAGAACGCGCCCGTCGACCTCAGCGCCGCACCGCCGACCGTGCCGGGCGCGAAGGGCTGGGGCGGAGGCCAGCGCCTGGTGAGCCTGGCGAGAATGCGCTACCTGTCCGTGCTCAGCGTCATAGCAGCCCTGATCATCTGGCACCTCGTGGCGGCCCTGGTGGTGCGCGACCCGGTGTTCCTCCCGACGCCCTGGGCCACCGTCCAAGCACTCGTCGAGTACTGGAACAAGCCCTACCCCTCACAGGGCAAGTCCCTCTCGTACGACATCTTCATCAGTCTGCGCCGCATCCTCATCGGCTTCGGGATCGGTACGACCATCGGTGTCCTGCTCGGCGGTCTGATGGCAGCGCTTCGGCCCATCCGCTCGATCGTCGACCCGTTCATCGAGCTGACCCGGCCGCTTCCACCGCTGGCATTCATCCCGCTGCTCCTGGTGTGGTTCGGCTTGGACGAGACGCCGAAGATCGTCCTGATCACGATCGGTGTCATCCCGATCATCACGGTCTCGACTGCCGCAGCCATCCTGGACGTTCGGGAGGAGCTGCTGAACGCGGCCCGGTGCCTGGGGGCGTCGGAGTTCCAGACCGTCCTGTACGTCCAGGTGCGTGCAGCCCTGCCTCAGATCATCACCGGCATGCGTCTGGCGATGGGCGTGTCGTGGACCAGCATCGTGGCGGCCGAGTACGTGGCCGCCACGTCAGGACTCGGGTTCCTGATCATCCAGGCCGGACAGTTCCTGCGCACCGACCTCATCTTCGCCGGCGTTCTCATCATCGCCGTCCTCGGTATCTCCCTCGATGCGCTGCTTCGCCTGCTGAAGTCGCGTATCGACCCCGCTGCGCGCCCCGCGCAGTAG
- a CDS encoding ABC transporter ATP-binding protein yields the protein MNLFFTRSAGEPSPAIDHDLSGNGARSLALDIRGVTKHFSHGGARTLALDNVDLQVEAGEFICLLGPSGCGKSTLLNIVAGFMKADAGTVRSHGRVVTRPGVDRCVLFQQPTLYSWLTTRENVMFGPKMTGVDKGTARQRASELLERVGLGAFQDHYPHQLSGGMRHRVAYARALINKPDILLLDEPFAALDAITRVSMQDFLLDLWQQEKTTILFVTHDVEEASLLADRVCVMSARPGRIHDISRVDIPRPRTQATVETDEFIRTRRALRETLEKALVHP from the coding sequence GTGAACCTCTTCTTCACCCGAAGTGCAGGCGAACCGAGCCCCGCGATCGATCATGACCTGTCTGGGAACGGCGCCAGGTCACTTGCTCTGGACATCCGTGGGGTGACCAAGCACTTCTCGCACGGCGGCGCGAGGACCCTCGCGCTCGACAACGTCGACCTCCAGGTCGAAGCGGGCGAGTTCATCTGCCTGTTGGGCCCCTCCGGCTGCGGCAAGTCCACGTTGCTGAACATCGTGGCCGGCTTCATGAAGGCGGACGCCGGAACGGTCCGGTCCCACGGGCGAGTGGTCACGCGACCCGGTGTCGATCGATGCGTGTTGTTCCAGCAGCCCACCTTGTACTCGTGGCTGACCACGCGTGAGAACGTGATGTTCGGCCCGAAGATGACCGGTGTCGACAAGGGGACGGCGCGTCAGCGTGCCTCTGAGCTGCTCGAGCGCGTTGGTCTGGGCGCGTTCCAGGACCACTATCCCCACCAGCTCTCCGGCGGAATGCGGCACCGAGTCGCGTACGCGCGCGCCTTGATCAACAAGCCGGACATCCTGCTCCTCGACGAGCCGTTCGCGGCTCTCGACGCCATCACTCGGGTGTCGATGCAGGACTTCCTGCTGGACCTGTGGCAGCAGGAGAAGACCACGATCCTGTTCGTGACCCACGATGTCGAAGAGGCATCCCTTCTCGCCGACCGGGTGTGTGTCATGTCCGCACGCCCAGGGCGCATCCACGACATCTCGCGCGTCGACATCCCCCGCCCGCGTACCCAGGCAACTGTCGAGACGGACGAGTTCATCCGCACGCGCCGAGCGCTGCGAGAGACGCTCGAGAAGGCACTGGTGCACCCATGA
- a CDS encoding FadR/GntR family transcriptional regulator — MSQSGSSSEPGRPELVSMSIARRLVEAIRAGSYPAGSRLPVEVELAREFGASRVSVREALSALQFAGYVESRRGSGTIVLSATPSNPGESRVVRRMPVDHLQLLEARLVLEPQTIALGACDPDPTALRLARQLIDGMALSVSAPEIDVDTDLRVHTALVETCRNTYLVGECRGLLKAASDSYFQNARSTAWQDGELLASWVREHRAVWEHIAAGDAESAMRASREHLLSVVYRFADDDTLATADRARMATIHARFSKFDLTSDLRANERPQS, encoded by the coding sequence ATGTCGCAGAGCGGAAGCAGTAGCGAGCCGGGACGTCCTGAGCTCGTCTCGATGTCGATCGCTCGCCGGTTGGTGGAGGCGATCCGCGCGGGGAGCTACCCGGCTGGAAGCCGGCTCCCGGTGGAGGTGGAGCTCGCCCGCGAGTTCGGTGCGAGTCGCGTGTCGGTGCGTGAGGCGCTGAGTGCCTTGCAGTTCGCCGGGTACGTCGAGTCGCGTCGCGGTAGCGGCACGATCGTGCTCTCAGCCACGCCGAGCAATCCAGGCGAGAGCCGCGTCGTACGGCGGATGCCGGTCGACCATCTGCAGCTGCTCGAGGCCAGGCTCGTGCTCGAGCCGCAGACCATCGCGTTGGGCGCCTGCGATCCAGACCCCACGGCTCTGCGCCTCGCCCGTCAGCTCATCGACGGGATGGCGCTCTCGGTCTCGGCGCCGGAGATCGACGTCGACACGGACCTGCGCGTCCACACGGCCTTGGTGGAGACCTGCCGCAACACCTATCTCGTCGGAGAATGTCGCGGCCTGTTGAAGGCAGCGAGTGACTCCTACTTCCAGAACGCGCGGAGCACCGCCTGGCAGGACGGGGAGCTGCTGGCCAGCTGGGTGCGCGAGCACCGAGCCGTGTGGGAGCACATCGCCGCCGGCGATGCAGAGTCGGCCATGAGAGCCAGCCGCGAGCACCTTCTCTCAGTCGTCTACCGCTTCGCCGATGACGACACCCTCGCCACCGCTGATCGAGCTCGGATGGCGACCATCCACGCGCGCTTCTCGAAGTTCGACCTGACCTCGGACCTCCGGGCCAACGAAAGGCCGCAGTCGTGA
- a CDS encoding amidase, with the protein MPMAPEDRRGVADAGASETGVNAELRDRLTQSLDALHLDRSPDLTRSKRSERRGVEVRDTDLRTPEHSEVLQLAQLLAEGAFTCEELVQDLLDAAGRLSSLNVYAQRFDDHALACAREADALRRAGRTRGALHGIPVAVKDVLSTREAPTTANSRVGAATLPPGDAPVVHRLRAAGAVVLGKTTTMELACGMPDRDGGEAVPRNPWEPDHWTGGSSSGSASGVAARLFPAALGSDTAGSIRTPAALCGVTGFKPTHGKVSTAGCLMLSPDMDCVGPIAQTAIDCAVIMEAILGQAQPRTGDTVGLVGVRIAAERERYESPDIDPAVRTAFRAAIATFESLGATVDDVTLPGYEALRVASRVLWTTEAFATFGAALDTVRPPTRQLLEVGAMHSGADFALARRAIAWGQQAMAQALSPYAAVLSPTRTCLAPLLEEATIEWQLSTHNHTSIWNVLGFPAVSVPMGLSADGLPMGLQIIGAAGADRQTLAIAAHYQSVTEWHRARPPLAAPIGRHLQRPRGSAQVVAS; encoded by the coding sequence ATGCCGATGGCGCCCGAGGACAGGCGAGGCGTGGCGGACGCAGGCGCGTCCGAAACCGGCGTGAACGCCGAGCTTCGCGATCGGCTGACCCAGTCGCTCGACGCGCTCCACCTCGACCGTTCTCCTGACCTGACCCGCTCGAAAAGGTCCGAGCGGCGCGGGGTGGAGGTTCGAGACACCGACCTGCGCACCCCGGAGCACTCCGAGGTCCTCCAGCTGGCGCAGCTCTTGGCTGAGGGCGCATTCACCTGCGAGGAGCTCGTTCAGGACCTGCTCGATGCAGCCGGTCGGCTGAGCAGTCTGAACGTCTACGCCCAGCGCTTCGACGACCACGCTCTGGCGTGCGCGCGCGAGGCAGACGCACTGCGCCGCGCCGGGCGCACCCGAGGTGCCTTGCACGGCATCCCAGTAGCGGTCAAGGACGTCCTGTCCACCCGCGAGGCGCCGACCACCGCGAACTCACGCGTGGGCGCTGCGACCCTCCCGCCCGGCGACGCACCAGTCGTGCACCGGCTACGCGCGGCGGGAGCGGTCGTGTTGGGCAAGACGACGACCATGGAGCTCGCGTGCGGAATGCCGGATCGAGACGGGGGCGAAGCCGTCCCGCGCAACCCTTGGGAGCCGGACCACTGGACCGGAGGGTCGAGTTCCGGCTCGGCCAGTGGCGTGGCGGCGAGGTTGTTCCCGGCAGCGCTGGGCTCTGACACGGCCGGGAGCATCCGGACCCCAGCCGCACTGTGCGGCGTGACCGGGTTCAAGCCCACCCACGGCAAGGTGTCGACGGCCGGGTGCCTGATGCTGTCCCCGGACATGGACTGTGTCGGTCCCATCGCGCAGACAGCCATCGACTGCGCCGTGATCATGGAGGCCATCCTCGGACAGGCGCAGCCTCGCACCGGTGACACCGTCGGGCTGGTAGGCGTGCGCATCGCAGCTGAGCGGGAGCGATATGAGTCCCCCGACATCGACCCGGCGGTCCGTACGGCGTTCCGTGCCGCAATAGCGACGTTCGAGTCGCTTGGCGCAACGGTGGATGACGTCACCCTGCCCGGGTACGAAGCTCTGCGCGTCGCCTCGCGGGTCCTCTGGACCACCGAGGCATTCGCCACGTTCGGTGCAGCGCTCGATACGGTCCGACCCCCGACACGGCAGCTCTTGGAAGTCGGCGCCATGCACAGCGGGGCGGACTTCGCGCTGGCCCGGCGCGCGATCGCGTGGGGCCAGCAAGCGATGGCCCAGGCCCTGTCTCCCTACGCCGCGGTGCTCAGCCCCACGAGGACATGCCTGGCTCCGCTTCTGGAGGAGGCGACGATCGAGTGGCAGCTCAGCACGCATAATCACACCTCGATCTGGAACGTCTTGGGGTTCCCAGCTGTTTCGGTACCGATGGGGTTATCGGCCGACGGCCTCCCGATGGGGCTGCAGATCATCGGCGCCGCCGGAGCGGACCGCCAGACATTGGCTATTGCTGCTCACTATCAGAGCGTCACCGAGTGGCATCGGGCACGTCCGCCTCTGGCTGCACCGATCGGCAGGCACCTGCAGCGGCCGCGTGGCTCAGCACAGGTGGTGGCGTCATGA